The sequence CGAGTACAAGCAGCAGCTAAAAGGTTTTATTACTTATGGTGAGGCCTTTTCTGCCGGTTTCAGGTATGCCTTATTTGCCGGCCTGATACTGGGTGTTTTTATGTACATCTATTTAGGCTTCATTAATCCAAATATGCTGGTTCAGGCAATGGAGGCTCAGCATGATAAGTATGTTGAAGCGGGTATGAGCGATGAACAGATTGAAAAAGCTACGGCAATGGGCACAAAATACGGTGCTATCTTCGGCGCTTTCGGCGCGGCTGTAGGATCAGCTATTTCAGGTGTCATCGTAAGCTTGATCTCTGCCGCGATCGTTAAAAAGGAAAAATCGCCAATGGATATTGCTGATGAGTTAGATTCGACCCCAACCGAATAATCGAAACGGAATGATATCTAAAGCATCCCCGGGGCCATCAGGCTTTTGGGGATGCTTTTTTTCTGGAGAATATTCTAAGAATCACCGGCTTGCTATCGCTTGTTGCTTCGTTAGGGTAAAGTTTCCTTACCACTACACCATTCACTACACCAAAAAACGCCATAATATATATATACAAAAGCGGTGGTAACTCGAAGTAATTAGCTAATATCAGCACAAGGAAGAAAAAGCCAAGTGAGCCGATCATAAACTTTGTCGATTTCCATCGTAGTTCATTCTCAATTTTGTCGGGGGCTACGCATAGCGTATTTTTATTTAAAACCAGGTACCTGATCAGCAGGGATTGAGTCAACGTACCTGCAAAGAAGATGGTGATATAAGTGGTCATCCCCCAGCCATATTGCACCGAACCTGGCTTAAAAGTACCGGTGATTAAAGTTACGCCAAACGGAAATAACGACACGCAGAACAAGAAGGCAAGGTTCAGCATCAGCAATTTGTTGTTATAATCCTTCAGGAAGCTGAAGATCTTCAAATGCGTCATCCAAAAGCGGGCAACTATAAAAAAGCTAACCAGGTAACCGGTAAATTTCAACACCACCTCGGCAATCGCGTGATGCAGCTCTGGGCTGTGGAGCTTCATTTCCTTTATGGTTTCGGGAAACTTCAGCTCAATCACCATAATAGTAATAATGATGGCAAAAACGGCGTCGCTAAAAAGTATAACCCGCTCTAACTGAAACTCTTTTTTAATTTCCTGTTCTTCTTCTAAATTCATAGTTCCTAATTTAATATTTTTGCACAATGGCTAACAAAAAAGAAGATTATTCCTTCTGGACCAAATACAAGCGCTTCGCCCAAAACGAATTACTGCTTTATATTGTAATGGTGGTGGGCATTATATTGGGCATAGTTATCTTCAGTTATTTTTAACCAAAGCTACCGTATAGCTATCCGCATCGGCTACGGCCTGGTAAAAATCAACCAGATCCTGGTAGTTATCCTTACTGTAAGTGCCATCGTTCATTTGTAAATGCCTTTTGTACACCAGGTGCTGTCCGTTCACCTGCATGCTCACCGTATACTTGCCAAAAGGCTTTTCAATGCTCTTATTTAACAGCGATTTATCCGAATGGTAACCGACGGGCAAGGTATAGCTGATCTCGTCTTCCTCCACATACCCGCGGTTAATATAAACATCGGTATTGCGATTGCGCACTTCATCGGGTACGTGGTTTATGCGATTGGCCAGGTTAACCTTAAAATAATACTTCCCCGAATTAAGCGAGGCAAATTCCCGGGCTTTTAGTTTAATGTTCTCGGTAGTTACAGCTTCGGTACTTTTGGCTTTGGTGAATTCCAATTTTTCGATATCGAGATTACTGATAGGGTAGGCTGCCTTGATGCCTTTTAACTGTTCGGTATAGGCCTCGTCGATAAAGCTGTCGCGGACATCATAATCCGTACCGCCAAATTTGGTGATCATGGTACCCGAAAGCTCGCCCGCCGCGTCGATATTCAGATCGGCTTTGCGGCTGGTAATGTTTGCCGCGGCTGTATATTTTGGCGTATGCATCAATTTGCCGCCGTTGGGCGTACAGGCCAATACCCAGCGGTCATCGGTAAAATCACCTAAAAAACCAAACGGGATAGTTTGGCTGGTGCACTCCAGCCAGGTAGTATCGCTTTTAAAAGGCACGCATAGTATCACATGGTCTCCCTGGTCCATGCTGGCAAAATCAGTCATAAAGCTTTTCTTTTTCGAGCCTGATTTTACCACGCAATACCACGATTCGATATCTACCGCCTTCAACAGCGCATGCGTGTAATTTACTAAAGCCTTGCAATCGCCATAACTTGACTGATCTACATCCGAAGCTAAAAAGGGTTGGTACCCGCCAATGCCCACTTGTATGCTTACATAGCGGGTTTTTTGCTGCATGTATTCGTATATCTTTTTCGCCTTTAGTTTGGGGTCGGTAATGCCGGCCGTCAGTTGCTTCATGTTTGCCACGGTCTCATCCGGTAACTTATCACGGTTTAACAATAGCTTATCGTAGATCCATTTGCCCAGTTCCTGCCAGTTGGTGAACGAACCGCCGATACCCTCATAGCTGAATTTCTCCGGCGCTATCTTTACCATGGTCAGGTATTTGGATGCATCTGGACTATAAGGCTCGTACTTAACCGATTTTAAATTGCCCAAATGCCAGGCATAGGTTTTAAGCCCCTCTTTGTTGGTGCTTATTTCAACAGGGTTAGGGCTGTTGATCTCTTTATAATTGATCTTAAAACCGGGCTTGGCGGTAAACGAGAAATAGCTTTTCTCTACCGATACGCCGGTGCCTGGGTTGGGCTCCCAATCGTAAAAGTTAAGGGTTTGTTTCGATCGTACCTCATATTCGTACTCAACTGTGTACGGATAATCAATAACAGCAGGCTGGTAATGCTTCACACGGGAATCTTCAAACAGCGAGGAGTTGCTGGCAGCGCTGGCATCCTCGAAATCCTTTTCGGCAAATTTGCCTGTTAGTTTGCCGGCCGAATTATAAACCGCGCCTTTAATATACCTGATGGTACAGCTTTTATTGTGCCAAACGCCAATTTCGGCATGCTGGTCGCCATTTTTGTTAAGGATGGTAATGGCCTCTTTGATATGATAGATCGTATTATCCAGATCCTTTACCTCAATCTCCTGGTCGCTATAACGGATCACCGCGCTTGAGTAAGCCAGCAGTGGCTGGGGGATAAGTGATGCATCATAATTTTGCTGCGCCCGTGCCGAAATAAAATACAGGCATGCGCCTGCTAATAACAAAAAGGCTCTCATCTATTTCTTCTTCAAAATAACTTCGGTGTTCTCAGCCTGGATGATCTTATTGAAAATTTCCTTCAGGTAAGGATACTCACTGGGCGAATAAATAGAGCGATTAAACTGGGTGCTATGCGAAAATGTTAAGCCATCCTCCAGTTTCTCGTACGACACAATAAAGCGGCCACCACTTAATGGCATAGACAGCGCCACATTTTGCGGCATGGTTTCCACCTCAAAATCCTTGGGGAGGTGCAGTGTTAAGATAAATTTATCATCGTACATGGCACCCCTGTCTACCGGGTAATTACGTTCCTGCAGCTTGAATGGATTCTCGCCAACACGGTCCACAATGAATGGATTAAAAGAAAAACGCGAGTTGTTCAGATCGCTATAAGCATCTATCTCGATCTCGTATTTTTCGGACAGTGGCTTATCGAGACTATCAAGGCCAATTATTTCCGATTTTAAGATCTTTATCTTCTTCAGTTTGTTATCCAGGTTCTCTACATACTCATCAACCGAGTTGAATTTTTTAATGGCCCTGCGTTTATCAAGGGCTTCGTAACCAAACGAATAATTCATCATCGTACCCTTGATCTTACCATTATCCTGCAGGGTAAGATCAAATGCATAGGTCCTTGTTTTCTTGGCCGGCGCTACCAGGTCTATCCAGTACGATGGCTTATCCATATTCATCACCCGGCCCTGGTCGTTAATACAATCCATAGGGATCAGGCCAAAGGGCAGCAGCGGATCGGTGGCATCCAACAGGTAGCTTTTATCGCCGATGTTGGCTTTTGCTATCACATAGTTAAAGTCGCTTTCCACAGGATATAGCTTGTTTACCACACCATGATCACGCGTAGACAGCAGTACCGCCTCTGTGTTGATATTGGCGGCATTTAAAGCGGCTATCAGCGATAAGTTAATATCAGCCACGCTGCCCGAGTGGCTTTCAAAAGCCTTTTTTATACCATCATCGCTGCCCCAGCCGTAAAATTTATTCCATTTGAAGTTTTTTTGCACCAATTGATAAATCGCCTGCGCTTTGGCTAAGTCGTCTTTTTTACCAGCTATTGCATCCTGTATCTTATCCTTCATAGCCCCGGTGCGCCTTACCTGGTTGCCAAAATTCTCGTCGTGCTTCATGTCATAATCAACATCTTTCCAATCTTTGGTTACCCGCATTTTCGCGCCGGTATTTAAATCGGTGTAATCAGACATTTCGAAATAAATGGCCGACATGAAATTCTTCGGCGCGGTCATATAATCCTCGGGGATAAACGCCGGGATATCGGCCATAATATAGTTGATCTTCGAACAATCGCACTTGATGCCGCCACCCGGCGAAAAGCACTCCCTTTCCAGCTCGGCTGGGTTTTTGGTGAGCTTGAGCGAGCCGCGTAACGATACATTGTAGTTGTAGATGGCCGGCAAATGCGCCTCGTACTCCGAATATATTTTGGGTATGGTAGACTGGAAGTGCCAGGTCCTGAACGTAAAGCGCAGCGGCGTTTCTAAATGATATTTGTATTCGATAATGCTACCCTTACGCAGGTTGGGCATGGTGAATTTTACGATATCCCAATACCGGTTCTCCTTAACGTGGAAGATCTGCTTCGGGTCGAGTTCGGTTTTATGTACTGCCCCGCTTTCGTCCTGGTAATAGGTTACCGCTTCAATTTGGCTGACTTCCTCGTAGCTGTTATTGTCGATCTTATAAATGGGTATTTCGATGGTCCCCTGGGCAAAGGCGGTATTGTCGAATATTTTTATCTTGCTGTGATATTCAAATACCAGCGGGATGTGTTCGCCGCTGCTGATCCATGCCTTGCCAAACTCTTTCAACACCACCGCGTGCGCTGATGTGTCTTTGGCATATTTCTGCATATTTATTTCCTCAAGACTGTATTGGCCAAATGGGAAATCCTGTGCCTTAAGCACAAAAGGGGCTGTGAATAGGAGTAATAATAGTAAAGGTTTTTTCATCAAGGTTAATATAATAACGGGTATTAAGTTATCAATTAGTTTAATCAAAATAAAAAAAAGGGAAAAATAGACACCCGTATTATGCATACTTTTGCTGACCTTTGCCATCGAATTTACTGCCTGAATGAAATTAAAACTAAAAAGACCGCTCGCGTTTTTCGATATCGAAGCAACGGGAATTAATATAGGTGCCGATCGTATTGTTGAACTGTCTGTTATTAAGCTACACCCCGATGGCAGCGAAGAGGTAAAAACCTGGCGCGTTAACCCGGGTATGCCCATCCCGCTGGAATCATCGTTGATACATGGCATTTATGATGAACATATTGCGAACGAGCAATTGTTTAAGGCCTTAGGTACCGAAATAGCCGAATTTATTGGCGATAGCGACCTTGCCGGATATAATTCAAACAAGTTTGATATCCCCATGCTGATGGAGGAGTTTATGCGTGCGGGGATTGATTTTAGTTTAGATAACCGCCATTTTGTAGATGTGCAAAACATCTTCCACCAGATGGAGCAGCGCACATTGAA comes from Mucilaginibacter mali and encodes:
- a CDS encoding DUF3857 domain-containing protein, whose translation is MKKPLLLLLLFTAPFVLKAQDFPFGQYSLEEINMQKYAKDTSAHAVVLKEFGKAWISSGEHIPLVFEYHSKIKIFDNTAFAQGTIEIPIYKIDNNSYEEVSQIEAVTYYQDESGAVHKTELDPKQIFHVKENRYWDIVKFTMPNLRKGSIIEYKYHLETPLRFTFRTWHFQSTIPKIYSEYEAHLPAIYNYNVSLRGSLKLTKNPAELERECFSPGGGIKCDCSKINYIMADIPAFIPEDYMTAPKNFMSAIYFEMSDYTDLNTGAKMRVTKDWKDVDYDMKHDENFGNQVRRTGAMKDKIQDAIAGKKDDLAKAQAIYQLVQKNFKWNKFYGWGSDDGIKKAFESHSGSVADINLSLIAALNAANINTEAVLLSTRDHGVVNKLYPVESDFNYVIAKANIGDKSYLLDATDPLLPFGLIPMDCINDQGRVMNMDKPSYWIDLVAPAKKTRTYAFDLTLQDNGKIKGTMMNYSFGYEALDKRRAIKKFNSVDEYVENLDNKLKKIKILKSEIIGLDSLDKPLSEKYEIEIDAYSDLNNSRFSFNPFIVDRVGENPFKLQERNYPVDRGAMYDDKFILTLHLPKDFEVETMPQNVALSMPLSGGRFIVSYEKLEDGLTFSHSTQFNRSIYSPSEYPYLKEIFNKIIQAENTEVILKKK
- a CDS encoding DUF4199 domain-containing protein, yielding MNPFDPKPNSTKVATKWALIYTAVSIVLTFTFQFLNVDQTSPIKYVSFIPFIAFLVLAQTEYKQQLKGFITYGEAFSAGFRYALFAGLILGVFMYIYLGFINPNMLVQAMEAQHDKYVEAGMSDEQIEKATAMGTKYGAIFGAFGAAVGSAISGVIVSLISAAIVKKEKSPMDIADELDSTPTE
- a CDS encoding TMEM175 family protein, with product MNLEEEQEIKKEFQLERVILFSDAVFAIIITIMVIELKFPETIKEMKLHSPELHHAIAEVVLKFTGYLVSFFIVARFWMTHLKIFSFLKDYNNKLLMLNLAFLFCVSLFPFGVTLITGTFKPGSVQYGWGMTTYITIFFAGTLTQSLLIRYLVLNKNTLCVAPDKIENELRWKSTKFMIGSLGFFFLVLILANYFELPPLLYIYIMAFFGVVNGVVVRKLYPNEATSDSKPVILRIFSRKKASPKA
- a CDS encoding DUF3857 domain-containing protein, whose protein sequence is MRAFLLLAGACLYFISARAQQNYDASLIPQPLLAYSSAVIRYSDQEIEVKDLDNTIYHIKEAITILNKNGDQHAEIGVWHNKSCTIRYIKGAVYNSAGKLTGKFAEKDFEDASAASNSSLFEDSRVKHYQPAVIDYPYTVEYEYEVRSKQTLNFYDWEPNPGTGVSVEKSYFSFTAKPGFKINYKEINSPNPVEISTNKEGLKTYAWHLGNLKSVKYEPYSPDASKYLTMVKIAPEKFSYEGIGGSFTNWQELGKWIYDKLLLNRDKLPDETVANMKQLTAGITDPKLKAKKIYEYMQQKTRYVSIQVGIGGYQPFLASDVDQSSYGDCKALVNYTHALLKAVDIESWYCVVKSGSKKKSFMTDFASMDQGDHVILCVPFKSDTTWLECTSQTIPFGFLGDFTDDRWVLACTPNGGKLMHTPKYTAAANITSRKADLNIDAAGELSGTMITKFGGTDYDVRDSFIDEAYTEQLKGIKAAYPISNLDIEKLEFTKAKSTEAVTTENIKLKAREFASLNSGKYYFKVNLANRINHVPDEVRNRNTDVYINRGYVEEDEISYTLPVGYHSDKSLLNKSIEKPFGKYTVSMQVNGQHLVYKRHLQMNDGTYSKDNYQDLVDFYQAVADADSYTVALVKNN